Proteins from a genomic interval of Stenotrophomonas maltophilia:
- a CDS encoding family 20 glycosylhydrolase, whose product MVKPSRARMRSAVLLGSLLALLPVLPALAADPTPAAEAPGPQLRAGSLMLIPAPATVQRGQGSGITVRADTVLYAEGEAAQRVASQFADLLARSGGPRLALAKGKAAPRSGGIRFEIVPTFRDSGEGYTLESTAQGVVVQAGNETGLFYGATTLAQLATGGSNGVLPAVQIQDAPRFSWRGFMLDSARHFQSLDEIKRVLDAMAAHKLNTFHWHLTDDQGWRMEIKRYPKLTEVGSCRLPAGDGGIDPVSGQEHPYCGFYTQDQIREVIAYAAKLHIQVIPEIDVPGHATAAIAAYPELGSIDTPLKPISEWGVFPNLFNVEDSTVTFLENVLEEVIDLFPARYVHVGGDEAVKDQWEASKQVQQRMRVLGIKNEMAMQSHIIKRLETFLEEHDRRLIGWDEILEGGLPPQATVMSWQGTEGGLAAASAGHDVIMSPVGYLYLDYLQTASPNEPPGRPTQVNLGKLYNFEPVPAELAADKRGHILGLQANMFTEHTRSYARLQHNLFPRLAAVAETGWSTTEHRDFRDFLARLPAQLQRYRAWGLAYAQTPFEVGVDYTDNRADNTVTVSLANPLGYEVRYSTDGQPVSAQSPLYQQPLTGQLPTTVQAAAFYQGQMLAAKPTIAAFTAQSLLSRSSDELLSCVGKKGLVLRLEDDGPREGNRAVFNVDIFQPCWRWPQAQLDGIGSVEVRAGRIPYYFQLAHDEPKRRFEKAKRAHGEMLVRRGDCSGKVLAEVPLPATPDADGFVTLKATLPKGTQGTGDLCINFTGDTRPAMWVLDEVTLGK is encoded by the coding sequence ATGGTCAAGCCTTCCCGCGCCCGGATGCGCAGCGCAGTGCTGCTGGGCAGCCTGCTCGCCCTGTTGCCGGTACTGCCGGCACTCGCCGCCGATCCCACTCCCGCCGCTGAAGCGCCCGGCCCGCAGCTGCGCGCCGGCAGCCTGATGCTGATTCCGGCCCCGGCCACCGTGCAGCGCGGCCAGGGCAGCGGCATCACCGTCCGCGCCGACACCGTGCTGTACGCAGAAGGCGAAGCAGCGCAGCGCGTCGCCAGCCAGTTCGCCGACCTGCTGGCCCGCAGCGGCGGGCCACGCCTGGCACTGGCCAAGGGCAAGGCCGCACCCAGGAGCGGCGGCATCCGTTTCGAGATCGTCCCGACCTTCCGCGACAGCGGTGAGGGCTACACGCTGGAAAGCACCGCGCAGGGCGTGGTGGTGCAGGCAGGCAACGAAACCGGCCTGTTCTATGGCGCGACCACCCTCGCCCAGCTCGCCACCGGCGGCAGCAACGGCGTGCTGCCTGCGGTGCAGATCCAGGACGCACCGCGTTTCAGCTGGCGCGGCTTCATGCTCGACTCCGCCCGTCACTTCCAGAGCCTGGACGAGATCAAGCGCGTGCTCGATGCGATGGCTGCGCACAAGCTCAACACCTTCCATTGGCACCTGACCGATGACCAGGGCTGGCGCATGGAGATCAAGCGCTATCCGAAGCTGACCGAAGTGGGCAGCTGCCGCCTGCCTGCAGGTGACGGCGGCATCGATCCGGTCAGTGGCCAGGAACATCCGTACTGCGGCTTCTACACGCAGGACCAGATCCGCGAGGTGATCGCCTACGCCGCCAAGCTGCATATCCAGGTGATCCCGGAAATCGATGTGCCGGGCCATGCGACTGCCGCGATTGCTGCGTATCCGGAACTGGGCAGCATCGATACGCCGCTGAAGCCGATCAGCGAATGGGGCGTGTTCCCCAACCTGTTCAATGTGGAAGACAGCACCGTCACCTTCCTCGAGAACGTGCTGGAAGAAGTGATCGACCTGTTCCCGGCCAGGTACGTGCATGTCGGTGGCGACGAGGCGGTCAAGGACCAGTGGGAAGCCTCGAAGCAGGTGCAGCAGCGCATGCGTGTGCTGGGCATCAAGAATGAAATGGCCATGCAGAGCCACATCATCAAGCGCCTGGAAACCTTCCTGGAGGAGCACGACCGGCGCCTGATCGGTTGGGACGAAATCCTCGAAGGGGGCCTGCCGCCGCAGGCCACGGTGATGTCCTGGCAGGGCACCGAAGGCGGCCTGGCTGCGGCCAGTGCCGGGCATGACGTGATCATGTCGCCGGTGGGTTACCTGTACCTGGACTACCTGCAGACCGCCTCGCCGAACGAGCCGCCGGGCCGTCCGACCCAGGTCAATCTCGGCAAGCTGTACAACTTCGAACCGGTGCCGGCCGAGCTGGCCGCCGACAAGCGTGGGCACATCCTCGGCCTGCAGGCCAACATGTTCACCGAGCACACGCGCAGCTATGCGCGCCTGCAGCACAACCTGTTCCCGCGCCTGGCCGCCGTGGCCGAGACCGGCTGGAGCACGACGGAACATCGTGACTTCCGCGATTTCCTCGCGCGCCTGCCGGCGCAGCTGCAGCGCTACCGTGCCTGGGGCCTGGCCTATGCGCAGACGCCGTTCGAAGTGGGCGTGGACTACACCGACAATCGCGCGGACAACACGGTGACGGTGTCGCTGGCCAATCCGCTGGGTTATGAAGTGCGCTACAGCACCGATGGCCAACCGGTGAGCGCGCAGTCGCCGCTGTACCAGCAGCCGCTGACCGGGCAACTGCCGACCACCGTGCAGGCCGCCGCGTTCTACCAGGGGCAGATGCTGGCCGCGAAGCCGACCATCGCCGCATTCACCGCGCAGTCGCTGCTGAGCCGCAGCAGCGATGAGCTGCTCAGCTGCGTGGGCAAGAAGGGCCTGGTGCTGCGCCTGGAAGACGATGGCCCACGCGAAGGCAACCGTGCGGTGTTCAACGTCGACATCTTCCAGCCGTGCTGGCGCTGGCCGCAGGCGCAGCTGGACGGCATCGGCAGTGTGGAAGTGCGTGCCGGCCGCATTCCATACTACTTCCAGCTGGCCCACGACGAACCCAAGCGTCGCTTCGAGAAGGCCAAGCGGGCGCACGGCGAGATGCTCGTGCGTCGTGGCGACTGCAGCGGCAAGGTGCTGGCGGAAGTGCCGTTGCCGGCCACGCCGGATGCCGATGGCTTCGTGACGCTGAAGGCCACGCTGCCGAAGGGCACGCAGGGCACCGGTGACCTGTGCATCAACTTTACCGGCGACACGCGTCCGGCGATGTGGGTGCTGGACGAGGTCACGCTGGGGAAATGA
- a CDS encoding hybrid sensor histidine kinase/response regulator: protein MPLTGPALGALRILLVEDSPEDAELMSEQMLDAGLEARFERVESEAELRQALVAFQPDIVLSDLSMPGFSGDDALRIVRETSPEVPFIFVSGTMGEENAVAALQKGANDYIIKHLPARLPSAVARAIRDARSAIERARVETELMRAQRLESLSLLAAGLSHDLRNILQPLLIMPDLLKARTDDPQLHHLADVIAECGRRGHEMAESMLSFVRGSRKPSERIEIDGLFDAVALLLRSNVPDAVRLELQVQDEGLVVDANYTELQQVMLNLALNAIQAMPNGGRLSLTASHAGQRDGVDWMHIRVADEGIGMDADTLSHLFNPFFTTKADGTGLGLISCKRIVEGAGGSIHVSSQPGQGTCFELRLPMHDAVDGSEPIEQLVALGSGQSILVVDGEATRLSLLGNALSSQGYQLQLASDGPAALRWMQQEAMPALVIADAGSKLLPASQLLGEMATLGYRGPALVLEDPAVPVAADAFPDGVEVHVLHKPLQMQQVFRAVAEALG from the coding sequence ATGCCCCTGACCGGTCCCGCCCTGGGGGCGCTGCGCATCCTGCTGGTGGAGGACTCACCGGAAGATGCCGAGCTGATGTCCGAACAGATGCTCGATGCGGGCCTGGAGGCCCGTTTCGAGCGCGTCGAAAGCGAGGCCGAACTGCGCCAGGCACTGGTCGCGTTCCAGCCGGACATCGTGCTGTCCGACCTGAGCATGCCGGGATTCTCCGGTGACGACGCGCTGCGCATCGTGCGTGAGACCTCACCGGAGGTGCCCTTCATCTTCGTCTCCGGCACCATGGGTGAGGAGAACGCGGTGGCGGCGCTGCAGAAGGGCGCCAACGATTACATCATCAAGCACCTGCCGGCGCGCCTGCCGTCGGCGGTGGCACGTGCGATCCGCGATGCACGCAGCGCGATCGAGCGCGCACGGGTGGAAACCGAACTGATGCGCGCGCAGCGCCTGGAAAGCCTGTCGCTGCTCGCTGCCGGCCTCAGCCACGACCTGCGCAACATCCTGCAGCCGCTGCTGATCATGCCGGACCTGCTGAAGGCGCGCACCGACGATCCGCAGCTGCATCATCTGGCCGATGTCATCGCCGAGTGCGGCCGCCGTGGCCATGAGATGGCCGAATCGATGCTGTCGTTCGTGCGCGGTTCGCGCAAGCCGAGCGAGCGCATCGAGATCGATGGCCTGTTCGATGCGGTGGCGCTGCTGTTGCGCAGCAACGTGCCCGACGCCGTGCGCCTGGAACTGCAGGTGCAGGACGAAGGCCTGGTGGTCGATGCCAACTACACCGAACTCCAGCAGGTGATGCTGAACCTGGCGCTCAATGCGATCCAGGCGATGCCCAATGGCGGCCGCCTGAGCCTCACCGCCAGCCATGCCGGCCAGCGCGATGGCGTGGACTGGATGCATATCCGCGTGGCCGACGAAGGCATCGGCATGGATGCGGATACGTTGTCGCATCTGTTCAATCCGTTCTTCACCACCAAGGCAGATGGCACTGGCCTGGGGCTGATTTCCTGCAAGCGCATCGTTGAAGGCGCCGGCGGCAGCATCCACGTCAGCAGCCAGCCGGGGCAGGGCACCTGCTTCGAACTGCGCCTGCCGATGCACGACGCCGTCGATGGCAGCGAGCCGATCGAACAGCTGGTGGCCTTGGGCAGCGGCCAGTCGATCCTGGTGGTCGATGGCGAAGCCACGCGCCTGTCGCTGCTGGGCAATGCGCTGTCCAGCCAGGGCTACCAGCTGCAGCTGGCGTCCGACGGCCCGGCCGCGCTGCGCTGGATGCAGCAGGAGGCGATGCCTGCGCTGGTGATCGCCGATGCAGGCTCAAAGCTGCTGCCGGCCAGCCAGCTGCTGGGCGAGATGGCCACGCTGGGCTATCGCGGCCCGGCACTGGTGCTGGAGGATCCGGCAGTGCCGGTTGCGGCCGATGCATTCCCGGACGGCGTGGAGGTGCATGTGCTGCACAAGCCACTGCAGATGCAGCAGGTGTTCCGTGCGGTGGCCGAAGCGCTGGGCTGA
- a CDS encoding VanZ family protein yields the protein MSGALPLTKPLRRPRLWTVLWVLAVLLVVVVCLIPPPPIPLPENSDKGEHFLAYFILAGSAVQLFRRGRPLLWVGVGLVLMGIGIEFAQGALTSNRTADPMDAIANTIGVLAGMATALTPLRDLLLRWRG from the coding sequence GTGAGTGGAGCGCTGCCGCTGACCAAGCCGCTGCGGCGGCCGCGGCTGTGGACCGTGCTGTGGGTGCTGGCGGTGCTGCTGGTGGTCGTGGTCTGCCTGATTCCACCGCCGCCGATTCCGCTGCCGGAAAACAGCGACAAGGGCGAGCACTTCCTCGCCTATTTCATCCTGGCCGGCAGCGCAGTGCAGCTGTTCCGCCGCGGGCGTCCGCTGCTGTGGGTGGGCGTGGGGCTGGTGTTGATGGGCATTGGCATCGAATTCGCCCAGGGCGCGTTGACCAGCAACCGTACCGCCGACCCGATGGATGCGATTGCCAACACCATTGGCGTGCTGGCCGGCATGGCCACGGCCCTGACACCGTTGCGCGACCTGCTGCTGCGCTGGCGCGGGTAG
- a CDS encoding TonB-dependent receptor — protein MNTRKTLLSAAIVSCIAFSAHAQQAAQTATDLDTVQVTGIRGSMEKSLDTKREANARVEVVTAEDVGKLPAHNVADTLQRLPGVNISSSSADEGGFDEADRVSLRGTSPSLTQTLINGHTVGSADWFVLSQGNNVGRSVSYSLLPSELVRSVEVNKSSQAKLQDGGTTGTVNILTRKPLEFSKQLTAEGSIGMVRSDQAKSNDPQLSALFNYKNDEGNFGVMVQAFSQKRELRREAQEIPGGFFQIDPNGTVAKSNPDLAGVYAPGLLGSTLFEQTRERKGGLVSLQFKPMDNLTLGLEGFSSELKANNYNRNFMLWGGRILNDRTVEDANGNKILIPGQAPNPGYVVKDGVLSNATFAGQADRDYAVYDMIYRESKAKTNYITFDADWQISDNLGMKFQAGSTKGTGETPRQYIAEVNLARGGGATWATHGNGSPIDWNVGGNIGPSGVTDFGTWGNQQVTAIDKEKWATLDFNQYFADAGVLNSIDFGARFGDHKREAQSPEGATPGAIWDALKNGATANFPGGFANGIGGSFPRDLWYFTPGALKDAVTNNSTWLAGNDGPTGRHNYGAEWKVSEKNFAAYVQGNFSGDRWSGNVGLRYVNIKQDIDTYAAAIGSTVPDVKSLFGAWTREAFENKHNRVLPSANFKYDLRDDLVLRLAASQTQTLPDFSALGASSYGSDLNRTGGGGNPKLKPVVSTNFDANLEWYFMPRGMLSVGAYSMRLKDYVAFSTEKQMLFSELTNRLEEYNISRPKNADGKVRGFEVAYEQPIGEYFGVNANYTYADGSTSHTWADGTDNLLGTSKNTYNVGAYFENDTFGARLSYTRRSSFLIGLSGANPYYQDDFGTLSASLSYKATDWLSVSFDALNLNNPTYKYYQTAAIPTSFYSNGRQYYLNFRFKY, from the coding sequence ATGAACACCCGCAAGACCCTGCTTTCGGCCGCCATCGTCAGCTGCATCGCCTTCAGTGCGCATGCGCAGCAGGCCGCCCAGACCGCCACCGACCTGGATACCGTGCAGGTCACCGGCATCCGTGGGTCGATGGAAAAATCGCTGGACACCAAGCGCGAAGCCAATGCGCGCGTGGAAGTGGTCACCGCCGAAGACGTGGGCAAGCTGCCCGCGCACAACGTCGCCGACACCCTGCAGCGCCTGCCGGGCGTGAACATCAGCTCGTCCAGCGCCGACGAAGGCGGCTTCGACGAAGCCGACCGTGTCAGCCTGCGCGGTACCAGCCCGAGCCTGACCCAGACCCTGATCAATGGCCACACCGTCGGCTCGGCCGACTGGTTCGTGCTCAGCCAGGGCAACAACGTCGGCCGCAGCGTCAGCTACTCGCTGCTGCCGTCGGAGCTGGTGCGCTCGGTGGAAGTGAACAAGTCCTCGCAGGCCAAGCTGCAGGACGGCGGCACCACCGGTACCGTCAACATCCTCACCCGCAAGCCGCTGGAGTTCTCCAAGCAGCTCACCGCGGAAGGCTCGATCGGCATGGTGCGTTCGGACCAGGCCAAGTCAAATGACCCGCAGCTGTCGGCCCTGTTCAACTACAAGAACGACGAAGGCAACTTCGGCGTGATGGTGCAGGCCTTCAGCCAGAAGCGCGAGCTGCGCCGCGAAGCGCAGGAAATCCCGGGCGGCTTCTTCCAGATCGATCCGAATGGCACCGTGGCCAAGTCCAACCCGGACCTGGCCGGCGTGTACGCGCCGGGCCTGCTCGGCTCGACCCTGTTCGAACAGACCCGCGAGCGCAAGGGCGGCCTGGTGTCGCTGCAGTTCAAGCCGATGGACAACCTGACCCTGGGCCTGGAAGGCTTCAGCTCGGAACTGAAGGCGAACAACTACAACCGCAACTTCATGCTGTGGGGCGGCCGCATCCTCAACGACCGCACCGTTGAAGATGCCAATGGCAACAAGATCCTGATTCCGGGCCAGGCCCCGAATCCGGGTTACGTCGTCAAGGATGGCGTGCTGTCCAACGCCACCTTCGCCGGCCAGGCCGACCGCGACTACGCGGTGTACGACATGATCTACCGCGAGTCGAAGGCCAAGACCAACTACATCACCTTCGATGCCGACTGGCAGATCAGCGACAACCTGGGCATGAAGTTCCAGGCTGGCAGCACCAAGGGCACCGGCGAAACGCCGCGCCAGTACATCGCCGAAGTCAACCTGGCCCGTGGTGGCGGCGCCACCTGGGCAACCCACGGCAACGGCTCGCCGATCGACTGGAACGTCGGTGGCAACATCGGCCCGAGCGGTGTGACCGACTTCGGCACCTGGGGCAACCAGCAGGTCACCGCGATCGACAAGGAAAAGTGGGCCACCCTCGATTTCAACCAGTACTTCGCCGACGCTGGCGTGCTGAACTCGATCGACTTCGGTGCCCGCTTCGGTGACCACAAGCGCGAGGCCCAGTCGCCGGAAGGCGCAACCCCGGGCGCGATCTGGGATGCGCTGAAGAACGGTGCGACCGCCAACTTCCCGGGCGGCTTCGCCAACGGCATCGGTGGCAGCTTCCCGCGCGACCTGTGGTACTTCACCCCGGGTGCACTGAAGGATGCGGTGACCAACAACTCCACCTGGCTGGCCGGCAATGACGGCCCGACCGGCCGCCACAACTACGGCGCCGAGTGGAAGGTATCCGAGAAGAACTTCGCCGCCTACGTGCAGGGCAACTTCAGCGGTGATCGCTGGAGCGGCAACGTCGGCCTGCGCTATGTCAACATCAAGCAGGACATCGACACCTACGCGGCGGCCATCGGCTCGACCGTGCCGGACGTGAAGAGCCTGTTCGGTGCCTGGACCCGCGAAGCCTTCGAGAACAAGCACAACCGCGTGCTGCCGAGCGCCAACTTCAAGTACGACCTGCGTGACGACCTGGTGCTGCGCCTGGCAGCCTCGCAGACCCAGACCCTGCCGGACTTCTCGGCGCTGGGCGCCTCCTCCTACGGTTCGGACCTGAACCGCACCGGTGGCGGCGGCAACCCGAAGCTGAAGCCGGTGGTGTCGACCAACTTCGACGCCAACCTGGAGTGGTACTTCATGCCGCGCGGCATGCTGTCGGTGGGTGCGTACTCGATGCGCCTGAAGGACTATGTGGCCTTCAGCACCGAGAAGCAGATGCTGTTCAGCGAGCTGACCAACCGCCTCGAGGAGTACAACATCTCGCGTCCGAAGAATGCCGACGGCAAGGTGCGCGGCTTCGAAGTGGCGTATGAGCAGCCGATCGGCGAGTACTTCGGCGTCAACGCCAACTACACCTACGCCGATGGCAGCACCTCGCACACCTGGGCCGACGGCACCGACAACCTGCTGGGCACCTCGAAGAACACCTACAACGTGGGTGCCTACTTCGAGAACGACACCTTCGGTGCCCGCCTCAGCTACACCCGCCGCTCGTCGTTCCTGATCGGCCTGTCCGGTGCCAACCCGTACTACCAGGATGACTTCGGCACGCTGTCGGCGTCGCTGAGCTACAAGGCCACCGACTGGCTGAGCGTCAGCTTCGATGCGCTGAACCTCAACAACCCGACCTACAAGTACTACCAGACCGCGGCCATCCCGACCTCGTTCTACAGCAACGGTCGCCAGTACTACCTCAACTTCCGCTTCAAGTACTGA
- a CDS encoding pteridine reductase — MSDTHPVVLITGSARRIGAAIARQFHACGWSVVLHANTSSAELQQAAFDFDNVRPGSVLALQADLRDADALSDLVEQAVTHFGRLDALVNNASNFFPTPLGQVTAEAMDELYAVNARAPLLLSQAAAPYLRRQQGCIVNLTDLHGTDPMRDHIAYTMAKAALEMATRSLALELAPKVRVNAVAPGAILWPEQGKDDFAREALLARTPLARIGTVEEIAEAVYWLVAEASFVTGHTLRVDGGRTVS, encoded by the coding sequence ATGAGCGATACCCACCCCGTGGTCCTGATCACCGGCAGCGCGCGCCGGATCGGTGCGGCCATCGCCCGCCAGTTCCACGCCTGCGGCTGGTCGGTGGTGCTGCACGCCAACACCTCCAGCGCCGAGCTGCAGCAGGCCGCGTTCGATTTCGACAACGTGCGCCCCGGCAGCGTGCTGGCGCTGCAGGCCGACCTGCGTGACGCCGACGCCCTGTCCGACCTGGTGGAACAAGCGGTCACCCATTTCGGCCGCCTGGACGCGCTGGTCAACAACGCGTCCAACTTCTTCCCCACCCCGCTCGGCCAGGTCACCGCCGAGGCGATGGACGAGCTGTATGCGGTCAATGCGCGCGCGCCACTGCTGCTGTCACAGGCGGCGGCGCCCTACCTGCGCCGCCAGCAGGGCTGCATCGTCAACCTGACCGACCTGCACGGCACCGATCCAATGCGCGACCACATCGCCTACACCATGGCCAAGGCCGCACTGGAGATGGCCACGCGCTCGCTGGCGCTGGAGCTGGCGCCGAAGGTGCGGGTCAATGCGGTGGCGCCGGGTGCGATCCTGTGGCCGGAACAGGGCAAGGACGATTTCGCCCGCGAGGCGCTGCTGGCGCGCACGCCGCTGGCGCGGATCGGTACCGTGGAGGAAATCGCCGAAGCGGTGTATTGGCTGGTGGCCGAGGCCAGCTTCGTCACCGGCCACACATTGCGCGTGGATGGTGGACGCACGGTAAGTTGA
- a CDS encoding class I SAM-dependent methyltransferase, translating to MQPTFPLPEADALAHSDQLAAALRAEILAQGGAMPFSRFMELCLYTPGWGYYSAGASKFGGSGDFTTAPELGSLFAGSVANALAPVFAQLGAQARMLELGGGTGAFAEAVLLRLAELDALPSRYAILEPSADLRERQQQRLQQSLPAELAARVDWVDRPFEEDWEGVVFANEVIDALPTPRFLIRDGEVYEETVELDGEGNFIRGAQPADILLNGAVRHIERYLEKPFAEGYRSEVLPQLPYWLQAVAGGLQRGAMLFVDYGYNRGEFYQHDRDDGTVRAFYRHHVHNDVHRWPGLQDITASVDFTAMAEAGMHGGFELAGYCSQASFLLGNGLDQVLLLAEERTDEVGRIQLRDQVKKLTLPTEMGERFQAIGLQRGVDFEPAFELGDLSWRL from the coding sequence ATGCAGCCCACCTTCCCCCTGCCCGAAGCCGATGCCCTGGCCCACAGCGACCAGCTGGCCGCCGCCCTGCGCGCCGAAATCCTTGCGCAGGGCGGGGCGATGCCCTTCTCGCGCTTCATGGAGCTGTGCCTGTATACCCCTGGCTGGGGTTATTACAGCGCCGGCGCCAGCAAGTTCGGTGGCAGTGGCGACTTCACGACCGCGCCCGAGCTCGGCAGCCTGTTCGCCGGCAGCGTGGCCAATGCGCTGGCACCGGTGTTCGCCCAGCTGGGTGCGCAGGCGCGGATGCTGGAGCTGGGCGGCGGCACGGGCGCCTTCGCCGAGGCGGTGCTGCTGCGCCTGGCCGAGCTGGACGCGCTGCCGTCGCGCTACGCCATCCTTGAACCCAGTGCCGACCTGCGCGAGCGCCAGCAGCAGCGCCTGCAGCAGAGCCTGCCAGCAGAGCTGGCGGCGCGCGTGGACTGGGTCGATCGCCCGTTCGAGGAGGACTGGGAGGGCGTGGTGTTTGCCAACGAGGTGATTGACGCGCTGCCGACTCCACGCTTCCTGATCCGCGATGGCGAGGTCTACGAGGAAACCGTCGAGCTTGATGGCGAAGGCAATTTCATCCGCGGCGCGCAGCCGGCCGACATCCTGCTCAATGGCGCGGTGCGCCACATCGAGCGTTATCTGGAGAAACCTTTCGCCGAGGGCTACCGTTCCGAAGTGCTGCCGCAGCTGCCGTACTGGCTGCAGGCGGTGGCCGGTGGCCTGCAGCGTGGCGCGATGCTGTTCGTCGACTACGGCTACAACCGCGGCGAGTTCTACCAGCACGATCGCGACGACGGTACCGTGCGTGCCTTCTACCGCCACCACGTGCACAACGACGTGCATCGCTGGCCAGGCCTGCAGGACATCACCGCATCGGTGGATTTCACCGCGATGGCCGAGGCGGGCATGCACGGTGGTTTCGAGCTGGCCGGTTACTGCAGCCAGGCCAGTTTCCTGCTCGGCAACGGCCTGGACCAGGTGCTGCTGCTGGCCGAGGAACGCACCGATGAAGTGGGGCGTATCCAGCTGCGCGACCAGGTGAAGAAGCTGACCCTGCCGACCGAAATGGGTGAGCGCTTCCAGGCCATCGGGCTGCAACGTGGCGTCGACTTCGAGCCGGCCTTCGAGCTGGGTGACCTGAGCTGGCGCCTGTGA
- the folK gene encoding 2-amino-4-hydroxy-6-hydroxymethyldihydropteridine diphosphokinase produces the protein MTTVLLSLGSNVQPRRYLHAAVTALRERFGALQVSPAYRTAAVGFDGPAFLNNAVAIETDLPLQELDDWLHALEDAHGRDRSGPRFSDRTLDIDVVFYGDLVVEGPGHLRIPRPELKHAFVLKPLADIAPDFIDPVSGQDLATLWRAHKQFGEAFEVVDLA, from the coding sequence ATGACGACCGTGCTCCTGAGCCTGGGCAGCAATGTCCAGCCCCGCCGCTACCTCCACGCCGCGGTGACGGCCCTGCGCGAGCGCTTCGGCGCGCTGCAGGTGTCGCCCGCCTACCGTACCGCCGCGGTCGGCTTCGATGGCCCGGCCTTCCTCAACAATGCGGTAGCGATCGAGACCGACCTGCCGCTGCAGGAGCTGGACGACTGGCTGCATGCGCTGGAAGACGCGCACGGCCGCGACCGCAGCGGGCCGCGCTTTTCCGACCGGACCCTGGACATCGACGTGGTGTTCTACGGCGACCTGGTGGTGGAAGGTCCCGGCCACCTGCGCATCCCGCGCCCGGAACTGAAGCATGCCTTCGTGCTGAAGCCGCTGGCCGACATCGCGCCGGACTTCATCGACCCGGTCAGTGGGCAGGACCTGGCCACGCTGTGGCGCGCGCACAAGCAGTTTGGCGAGGCGTTCGAGGTGGTGGACCTGGCATGA
- a CDS encoding 20S proteasome subunit A/B, with translation MTYCVGIEVDEGLVFAADTRTNASLDDVRVHRKLHVFEYPGQAAYVLMAAGNLATTQLLVSRLGRDAGERRTPNLRDMTHLFEAAEYVGQLLVDSQVHSSHSEHGHDGVNTQATLIFGGQIAGERPGLYMVYPLGNAIAASPETPYLQIGESKYGKPILDRILSPATRLEDAARTAIVSLDSTIRSNLSVGLPIDLALLRDGELRIGQQLRLGADSALYADIHQNWSRRLEQAVDALPRFPWETLDR, from the coding sequence ATGACCTATTGCGTTGGAATCGAGGTGGACGAAGGCCTGGTCTTCGCTGCCGACACCCGGACCAATGCCTCGCTGGACGATGTGCGCGTGCACCGCAAGCTGCACGTGTTCGAGTACCCCGGCCAGGCAGCCTACGTGCTGATGGCGGCCGGCAACCTGGCCACCACCCAGCTGCTGGTGTCACGCCTGGGGCGCGACGCCGGTGAACGGCGCACGCCCAACCTGCGCGACATGACCCACCTGTTCGAGGCCGCCGAGTATGTCGGCCAGCTGCTGGTGGACAGCCAGGTGCACAGCAGCCACAGCGAGCACGGCCATGACGGGGTCAACACCCAGGCCACGCTGATCTTCGGCGGGCAGATCGCCGGCGAGCGGCCGGGTCTGTACATGGTCTATCCACTCGGCAACGCCATCGCTGCTTCGCCGGAGACGCCCTATCTGCAGATCGGTGAGTCCAAGTACGGCAAGCCGATCCTCGACCGCATCCTCAGCCCGGCCACACGCCTGGAGGACGCGGCGCGGACGGCAATCGTGTCGCTGGATTCGACCATCCGCTCCAACCTGTCGGTAGGCCTGCCGATCGACCTGGCGCTGCTGCGCGATGGTGAACTGCGCATCGGCCAGCAGCTGCGGCTGGGTGCGGATTCAGCGCTGTATGCCGACATCCACCAGAACTGGTCGCGGCGGCTGGAACAGGCGGTGGACGCCCTGCCGCGGTTCCCCTGGGAAACCTTGGACCGGTAG